A genomic window from Halorubrum lacusprofundi ATCC 49239 includes:
- a CDS encoding BolA family protein, whose product MTIDPAEIADLIEDGIPDAVARVTTPRVHDDEDEDAHFAAWVVSPAFEGESLVDQHQRVYDAVGDHMTRSVHALEIKTYTPEDYAEHGDGALNDDLREAGLFPIEGE is encoded by the coding sequence ATGACCATCGATCCGGCGGAGATCGCAGACCTCATCGAGGACGGAATTCCGGATGCCGTCGCCCGGGTGACGACCCCGCGCGTCCACGACGACGAGGACGAGGACGCCCACTTCGCGGCGTGGGTCGTCTCGCCCGCCTTCGAGGGGGAGTCGCTCGTCGACCAGCACCAGCGCGTGTACGACGCCGTCGGCGACCACATGACTCGGTCGGTCCACGCCTTAGAGATCAAGACGTACACCCCCGAAGACTACGCGGAACACGGCGACGGGGCCCTCAACGACGACCTCCGGGAAGCAGGGTTGTTCCCGATCGAGGGAGAGTGA
- a CDS encoding EamA family transporter yields MATRSMAPEAAMIVSYTVGIGVAGLYVLHRGTTVLGNDPTAIGIAALAGVASGIGAVAYYGALQAGAAGIATTITAMYFVVAAALGVVVLGDSLAATDIAGIGAAVVAVVLIAY; encoded by the coding sequence GTGGCGACGCGCTCGATGGCGCCGGAGGCGGCGATGATCGTCTCCTACACGGTCGGGATCGGCGTCGCCGGACTGTACGTTCTCCACCGGGGGACGACGGTCCTCGGGAACGACCCGACCGCGATCGGGATCGCGGCGCTCGCGGGCGTCGCCTCCGGGATCGGCGCAGTCGCGTACTACGGGGCGCTGCAGGCCGGCGCGGCGGGGATCGCGACGACGATCACGGCGATGTACTTCGTCGTGGCCGCGGCGCTCGGCGTCGTCGTGCTCGGCGACTCGCTCGCCGCCACCGACATCGCCGGTATCGGTGCCGCGGTCGTCGCGGTCGTGCTGATCGCGTACTGA